The candidate division WOR-3 bacterium genome contains the following window.
CCTTACCACAAAGATTTTTTACAATCTCTATCTCTTCACCCGAAACTACAACTCCATCAAGTCCAGCAGATTTTGCGAGCCTTACTAAGGTCACTATCTCTTCATCCATTGTCTTTCTCGCATCTGATACATCCTTTAATGTTGCCTCAGACATGCTTGTAAGAATTGTAACCCCTATAAGTAAGGGTCTTTTTCCCTTTTCAACTTCCCATAAAGTTTTACAAGCTGATTCAAGCATCTCAAAACCACCAAGAGTATGAAGAGTTATCATATCTACACCCAATTCATTTATTTCCTTTATTGCAAGAGAAACAACAGAAGGAATATCAAAGAGTTTAAGATCAAGAAAAACTTTTGCCCCTTTTTCCTTGAGCTCTTTCACAAATTTATTACCTGCGTTTATATAAAGGGGGTATCCAATTTTAAACCATTTAACAAGGGGAAAAAGTGCACTCACCCATTTTTCAGCAATATCTTTTTTATTCGTATTAAGGGCAATTATTATTTCTGTCAAGGTTTTTCCTCCCTTATTTTTCTTATTTGCATACAGCCTATTATTTCTTTAATATCATTAATTTTATGTCTTCTCATATACTCTTCTGTATCCTTTATTATTTTATTTATTATTCCAGGCTCCACAAAAAGCATACTTCCTATCTGACAGGCTCTCGCACCTGCCATTAAAAATTCAAGAGCTGATTTATAATCATAAATTCCACCAATACCTATAATTGGAATTTTCACCTCATGATAAACTCTGTAAACAATATAAAGTGCAATTGGATGAATACAAGGTCCAGAAAGACCGGCAACTCCCCTTGGAATTACAAACTCTCTTCTTTCCACATCAATAGCCATCCCCATTATTGTATTAATGAGAGAGAGTCCATCAGCACCTTTTTTTTCGCACTCCTTTGCAATATCAATAATATTAACAAAATTAGGAGCAAGCTTTACAAAAACAGGACCAGCTTTAAATTTATTTTTTACAATTTCAACAATTCTTCCTGCACTTTTTTTGTTCTGCCCAAATTCCATACCACCTTTATCAACATTAGGACAGGATAAATTAAGTTCAATAGCATGAACACAGGCTCTATCCAACTCCTCTGCTAAAAATTCAAACTCCTCTTCTTTTTCACCAAAGACATTCACAATAACAGGTATATCAAGTTTTTTCAAAAGAGGCCATTTTTCATTTATAAATCTTTCTATACCCACATTTTCAAGCCCAATTGAATTGAGTAAGCCACAGGGTACCTCAGCAATTCTCTCAGGTGGATTTCCTGCTCTTTCCTTAATACTTATCCCCTTTGTGACAATTGCTCCAAATTCCTTTATATTTATAGCCTCTGTATGATAAATAAGTTCTGTACCATAAGCAAATGTTCCTGAAGCAGGCATAAATGGATTTTTTAACTTTAAACCTGCAAGGTTAACTTCTAAATTCATATTTCTATTTCAGAAAGTTTAAATAGTGGACCTTCTGTACAGGTTCTTAAATAATTATTAGAGCTTTTGCTTTTAACAGCACAACCCATACATATTCCAAAACCACAAGCCATAGTGCCTTCCATTGAAACATATGTTCTTTCAGGTGGTAAAAATTTAAAAGCCCTTAACATAGGAAGTGGCCCACAAATTATAAACATCGATTTTTCTAAAATTATATATCTATCTTCTATAAGTTCCTTAACAAAATCCGTAACAAGTCCTTTAAAACCAAACGATCCATCTTCGGTGCATATAAATACATTATCTGTAATTTCCTGAATCCTTGAGTACAGGTATTCATTCGGAGCTGTTTTTAATCCATAAATAATCTTAAAAGAACTTAAAGAATAATACTTTGCATAAAACATAAGTGGTGCTATACCTGTTCCACCTCCAATTAGAATTATTTCAAGATCAGAAGGTGGGTCTGGAAAAGGTTTACCGAGTGGCCCAATAAGATCTATTTTTCCTCTTTTCCTTTCATAAAGCAATCTTGAACCCGAACCTAAAACCTTTATTAAAAATTCAATAACGTCATCCTCAGCATTCCATACACTGTAGGGTCTTCTGATAAAAGGATGAAGAGAATTCTGAACTTTAATATTAACAAATTGACCTGGTTTTACCCTTTTTGCAATTTCCTCTGCTGAAATTAATAGCTGAAACATTCCATCGCCTAAGTCTATATTGTTTAAAATCTCACCCTCAATTTTTTTCAAGTAAATTTCTCGAGATAACATAATAAAAACTCCCTTTATATTTTTCTTCTAAAATCTTATAAAATTCATTAGTTTTCATTTCATCTTTTAAAAAGTTTTTGTAAATAAATATAATAAGGTATAAAACCCGTGGAATTTCTCTATCTTCTGAAAAATTTTTTACATACTCTTCAAAAAGTTTTAAAGCTTTTTTATATAATCCAAGGTCAATATAATAGGATTCAGCAATTTTAAGCATTTCCTCCTTCAATTTATTTCCTTCTAAATCCTTTAACTTTTCTTCATTTTCAATCAAATTTAACCATACACCTGACTTTACTCCGTAATTTGTTGAAGGAGAAAATTTCTTAATTTCAGACAATATATCTTTCAAAGGAATTAAGCTATCCTCTTCAAAGTAAATCTTGGCAAGTTCAAATCCAATTTCCTGTTTTTTAATATAATCTTCCCCCTTTAACATAAAATTTTTGAAAAGTCTCTTCAATTCAGAAATATTATTCTCTTTCATGTAAATTTCCTGAAGAATTTTTAATACCTCATAATTTTTATTTTCAGAATCAAAATTTTTTAAAATCTCCTTTGCTTTTTCAAAATCTCCCTTTTCCTTGTATGCCTCAGCAAGTAAAATAGATAAATCTTTATTTTTTTCCAGATCCTTAATAAAACGCATAGCTGAATCCACCATCCCTATCTTTAAAGCAGAACGAACATAAATAGGTATTGCTCTTTCCTTTAAAGAAGAATTAGATATTACCTTCCTTGAATAGTAAAGTGAAGAGTCATATTCTTCGCTTATTTCAAAATATTTTGATTTATAAAAATAAAATTTAGGACTTTCTTTTTTTGGATAAAGAGAAAGAACAAAAAGAGAATTTTCAAGGTCTTTTTTTTGGAAAAGATAATTTAAAAGAGAATCACAAAAAATAAATGTAAAAAAACTTTTTGGAAAAAATCTTTGAAGTTCTTCATACTTTTTAATTGCATTTGATTTTTCATCTATTCTTATGTAAATCATACCTGAATAAAAAATAGCATCATCAAAAAATGGAGAATCAGGAAAATATTTTATAATTCTTAAAAACTTTTCAAGGGACTTATCATATAAAGTTTTAATCTCCTGAGTCAAGTTTTTTTTATTTTGAAAGAATCTTTTTTCTGCATCTCTGTAATATTTTTTGGCATTATAATATGTATTAAAATAACTCCTGAAAAAAGCACAAGAAGATAAAATCAAAAAAAGAAAAATTAAATTCTTAAACAAATAATTATGTAGATCCAGACCCAAACTTTACTTTTCTAAACCTTGCAGGAGGAGAAGCATGACCTACATGCATAGATTGACCCGGTTCACCCTTTCCACAGGTTAAAAGCCCATAAAGAATTTGATCTTTCCCTATACCATCACAGGAATTCCAGAAATCTGGTGTTATACCATAATAAAGGGGGTCTCTCACAATTTCTCCGGTTAATTTCCCGTTCTTTATTCTGTAACCTATTTCACAGGCAAACTGGAAATTAAGCCTTTTTTCATCAATACTCCATGATTTATTAACATCAATTAAAAAACCATCTTTAATATCAGAAATAAGCTCTTCCAATGTTTTATCACCTGGTTCAAGGTTTATATTTGTCATCCTCACTATTGGAATCCTGTTCCAACTTGAAGCCCTTGCAGCACCAGAAGACTCTGAATTAATATGAATTGCAGTATCCCTTGATGAAAGATATCCTGAAAGAACACCTTCCTTAATTAAATAAATTTTTTTTGCCCTTGTTCCTTCATCATCAAAACCAAATGTGCCAAGCCCTTTCGGATAAGTAGCATCTGCTGTGATATTTACAATTGGAGAAGCATATCTAAATTTAAAAAGTTTATCAAGTGTAGCAAAACTCGTTCCTGCATAAGAAGCCTCATAACCTAAAACTCTATCCAGTTCTGTAGCGTGACCTACTGACTCATGAATTTGAAGAACCATCTGACCAGGCATAATTACAAGATCAAACTCACCTTCTGGAGCTGGTGGAGCAGTAAGTAATTTATCAGCCTCTTCTACTATTTTGAAAGCATTCTCTTTAAACATCCCTTTATCTATGACCTCAAATCCTCCCTGTAAATAGTTACCACCATGACTTTCTGGATAAGATCGTACCTCAAGAATTCCATCCTTAAAGGTATAGACTGAATAACCTCCTCCTGAATGATAAATTACCTGGTGTATATCGTGACCTTCAGTGGAAGCAAAATATTTATTTTCTCTAAAAAATCTTAAAACACAGTTTCTCAAAACAGCATACTTAGAATTTTTTAATATCTCATCTATCTCAAATAAGAATTTTAATTTTTCATCGAGAGGAACCTTAAAGGGGTCAATTTCAACAAAAGAAAAATAATTACCTTTTGAAGGTTCTTCCCTTACCAGTTTATATCCAAAGGAATTATATTTACTGGAAGCATCACATAATTTTTTTGCAAGTTTTACAGTTTCAAAAATTTTTTCTTTACTAAAATCATTTGAAGCTGCAAAACCCATTCCTCCATTATGAAAAATTCTTATTCCGTATCCTCTATCTTCATCCCTCGCAAAAATTTCAAGGTTTCCGTTTCTTAAAGAAATAAATTCAGATTCCTTTTCAACAATCCTTATTTCTCCATAGGAAACTTTCAAAATTTCAAAGATATTTAAAGCCTCATTTATAATTTCTCTCATTTAAAAAATTTTTATGGAGCCGAGGGGACTTGAACCCCTGACCTTCGGAGTGCGATTCCGACGCTCTCCCACCTGAGCTACGGCCCCTTGTCTATTATTATAAGACAAAAGTCTTAACTGAAAGTAAAATAAATCAAAAGAACTTCAAATAAAACCCTTAATCTTGCATCTCCAAGAATACCAGTTGAGAAAATTAAAGGAAATAAAATAAATATTAAAAGAAAACTATCTCTAAAATTTTTTAATAATTTCTTAAAAAATAAAATAAGAAGTAAAATATGGAAAAAAATTGAAAATAAGAGTATAAAAATTCCCTTTAATCCTAAAAAAATTATTCTTTCTTTAAAAATTTTTTCTATACCTTTTAAAATTTTTCCCTTAAGAAATAAACCAAAAAATTCCTGTTGAACCCCTCTAAGAATATCCTTACCTGAAAAATAAACTATAAGAGGTTTCAATGAAATAGGTGAAAAAAGTGTATTAAAAGAAAATATAAAATGGGAAATTAAAAATTCTGGAAAGGTTCTTTTAAGTTCTTTTAAAGAAATTTTTATCATCCCATAATAAATATCTCCTTCATTAAAATTTTCTCCCAGTTCCTTTAAAAGTTCATCACTCATCTTTTCCCTTGCTTCACTAAAAGAAATTTTATCTTTTAAAGAAACAGAAAAAGGAACATAATAAGAAAAAAAATTAACAGGGATAACACTTGAAAAACCTAAAAATCCCAAATTTTTATAAACAATTAAAACCCAAACAAAAGAAATTGCTAAAGGGAAAATTAATATAAAAAAGGCTCTTTTAAATTCCCTTATAATAAGAAAATACATAAATAAAAATAATGGCAACAAAAGGGCAACAGGTTTTATATAAGGGAGGAGAGAAAGAATTAAAATAGAAAAAAGAAAACGGTTTTCCTTTAAAAAAATATAAAGAAAATAAAGAAAAAAACCAAAGAAAAAATCAGCTGTTGGTAAAAGAGAATGAAAATTCAAATTAGGTGAAAGAATAAAAAAAATTGAAAATAAATAAAAACTTTTCTTTTTCATTTTTTTATAAGAAAAAATCAGCAAAATTATAGAAAGAATAACATTGATAACAAAATTAGTTAAAGGAGATTTATTTAATTTATAAAAAATTGAGAGAAAAAAAGGAAAAAGAGGAGTTCTATAAGTCTCAAATTTTCCATTTCTTGTAAAACCTTTTCCCTCGGATAAATTTAGTGCAAGCTCATGATATTCTTTTGCATCTGAAACTGATTCAAGAATTCTTCTTGGCTCGTTCAAACCTTCAAGAATGTAAAAAATTCTTGTTATTAAAAGAAAAAAAATTATAAGAAAAAGAGTAAATCTATAAGTCAGGATAATTTTCTTTATTCTTAACACAGTATTTTAAAAAAGCCTCATATGTCCAGGGCATTTTTTCTTTGAAAATTTCTAAAATACATTTTGCATATTCCCTTATTTCATATTGAGCATGAATATCAAGTCTTAACCTCAAAAAATTCATCAAGCTCCTCGCATTAACTGTCCAGTAAAACTGCGTATAAGTTGAAAGAGGACATACAATCCTTGCAATTTCC
Protein-coding sequences here:
- the pyrF gene encoding orotidine-5'-phosphate decarboxylase, producing the protein MTEIIIALNTNKKDIAEKWVSALFPLVKWFKIGYPLYINAGNKFVKELKEKGAKVFLDLKLFDIPSVVSLAIKEINELGVDMITLHTLGGFEMLESACKTLWEVEKGKRPLLIGVTILTSMSEATLKDVSDARKTMDEEIVTLVRLAKSAGLDGVVVSGEEIEIVKNLCGKEFITVVPGIRLEEDLPFDQERIITPRKAKEKGADFLVVGRPITHSDNPLEKLKRYLEEIG
- a CDS encoding tetratricopeptide repeat protein produces the protein MILSSCAFFRSYFNTYYNAKKYYRDAEKRFFQNKKNLTQEIKTLYDKSLEKFLRIIKYFPDSPFFDDAIFYSGMIYIRIDEKSNAIKKYEELQRFFPKSFFTFIFCDSLLNYLFQKKDLENSLFVLSLYPKKESPKFYFYKSKYFEISEEYDSSLYYSRKVISNSSLKERAIPIYVRSALKIGMVDSAMRFIKDLEKNKDLSILLAEAYKEKGDFEKAKEILKNFDSENKNYEVLKILQEIYMKENNISELKRLFKNFMLKGEDYIKKQEIGFELAKIYFEEDSLIPLKDILSEIKKFSPSTNYGVKSGVWLNLIENEEKLKDLEGNKLKEEMLKIAESYYIDLGLYKKALKLFEEYVKNFSEDREIPRVLYLIIFIYKNFLKDEMKTNEFYKILEEKYKGSFYYVISRNLLEKN
- a CDS encoding dihydroorotate dehydrogenase — protein: MNLEVNLAGLKLKNPFMPASGTFAYGTELIYHTEAINIKEFGAIVTKGISIKERAGNPPERIAEVPCGLLNSIGLENVGIERFINEKWPLLKKLDIPVIVNVFGEKEEEFEFLAEELDRACVHAIELNLSCPNVDKGGMEFGQNKKSAGRIVEIVKNKFKAGPVFVKLAPNFVNIIDIAKECEKKGADGLSLINTIMGMAIDVERREFVIPRGVAGLSGPCIHPIALYIVYRVYHEVKIPIIGIGGIYDYKSALEFLMAGARACQIGSMLFVEPGIINKIIKDTEEYMRRHKINDIKEIIGCMQIRKIREEKP
- a CDS encoding TldD/PmbA family protein; the encoded protein is MREIINEALNIFEILKVSYGEIRIVEKESEFISLRNGNLEIFARDEDRGYGIRIFHNGGMGFAASNDFSKEKIFETVKLAKKLCDASSKYNSFGYKLVREEPSKGNYFSFVEIDPFKVPLDEKLKFLFEIDEILKNSKYAVLRNCVLRFFRENKYFASTEGHDIHQVIYHSGGGYSVYTFKDGILEVRSYPESHGGNYLQGGFEVIDKGMFKENAFKIVEEADKLLTAPPAPEGEFDLVIMPGQMVLQIHESVGHATELDRVLGYEASYAGTSFATLDKLFKFRYASPIVNITADATYPKGLGTFGFDDEGTRAKKIYLIKEGVLSGYLSSRDTAIHINSESSGAARASSWNRIPIVRMTNINLEPGDKTLEELISDIKDGFLIDVNKSWSIDEKRLNFQFACEIGYRIKNGKLTGEIVRDPLYYGITPDFWNSCDGIGKDQILYGLLTCGKGEPGQSMHVGHASPPARFRKVKFGSGST